A genomic window from Salmo salar chromosome ssa23, Ssal_v3.1, whole genome shotgun sequence includes:
- the LOC106583991 gene encoding SH3-containing GRB2-like protein 3-interacting protein 1 isoform X1 — translation MAEELCTGWFRIVAGSLEIEECKSAIMMEGLKKRTRKAFGIRKKEKGDKDNDSTGSPDREGGDPQEIESSQKKANGAAVNGFSGEIDWDRYNTPTVDDEGYSLRPDEEEGPGSAGSKPPKEHFFSSSESEGEEDHRKKFKIKIKPLPAESANCLAPSVDELKASIGNIALSPSPLRSSPRRSPGLMTKDSGEEIQVARPRRPAPIEVPTLAAPALQVPRSKRAPAVPVPEKKAVPVPEKRAAPVPEDTTALFGPPLETAFGEQKTEVGISEPVVCGVWGAPLPESESLSPDFSFTRPFPTGTPPPLPPKNVPTSPPLTGSPSADAAGLSIKAEGSGRKTSVPNLDNIFGPAEPPAFGEESADKWICFSEEESAASEKPPPSTSPTPPEDPPAPPVPTSPLPLDDPVPASSLSPLPTSPPPLDDPVPAPSLSPLPTSPPPQEKPVSPLPTSPPPTDEPLPPLPTVPPTPKDPTPPPSPLSPKDPTPPPTPTPTVVPTLDLTSSIAPVPPVTSPPSTAPVPSAVPSSPKASTPVSPTSPPAPVEAPSRTIPPPLVLAAEERRSPEAAALPVPPDPPKEDLSETTTTTVSPKDVGQVSRVAPPPPPPPTYRAVVSSPGPTTGGTGSGASSPARPATPSAPSAVVSSPTPPPPPPRPSSRPKLPPGKPSMGDVSRPFSPPFSHSSSPPPIAPLARAESTSSISSNNSLSAATTPTVGKDLTVSVSENDQPSLVWFDRGKFYLTFEGCSRGPSPLTMGAQDTLPVAAAFTETVNAFFKGADPNKCVVKTTGEMVLSFPAGITRHFANNPSPAVLTFSITNYSRLEHVLPNPQLLCCDTATSPNPDCKNFWVNMPNLMTHLKKVAEQKPQATYYNVDMLKYQVSAQGLISTPLNLAASWRCVPTSTDLRIDYKYNGSAMTTPVALNNVQFLIHVDGGVTKLQAVLPPAAWNAEQQRILWKIPDISQKSENGGVGSLLARFQLSEGPSKPSSLAVQFTSEGSTLSGCDIELAGPGYRFSLVKKRFAAGKYLADN, via the exons GGGTTCCCCTGACAGAGAAGGGGGT GATCCCCAAGAGATTGAATCG TCACAGAAGAAGGCCAATGGTGCGGCTGTCAATGGATTCTCTGGAGAGATCGACTGGGACAGATAT AACACCCCTACGGTGGACGATGAAGGTTACAGTCTCAGGCCAGACGAGGAAGAGGGGCCAGGATCAG CTGGCTCCAAACCACCGAAGGAACACTTCTTCTCCTCCAGCGAgtcggagggagaggaggaccacCGGAAAAAGTTTAAGATCAAGATTAAACCTTTACCAGCGGAAAGTGCCAACTGTTTGGCCCCCTCAGTAGATGAACTCAAAGCCTCCATAGGCAACATAGctctgtctccttctcctctg AGGAGTAGTCCG AGACGTAGCCCG GGGTTGATGACAAAGGACTCTG GTGAAGAGATACAGGTAGCTCGGCCAAGACGTCCTGCACCCATCGAGGTCCCCACATTGGCAGCCCCGGCGCTACAAGTTCCCAG AAGTAAGAGAGCCccagcagtaccagtaccagagaagaaagcagtaccagtaccagagaaGAGAGCAGCACCAGTACCAGAGGACACTACAGCCTTATTTGGGCCTCCGCTGGAGACAGCCTTCGGAGAGCAGAAAACTGAAG TGGGTATATCTGAGCCAGTGGTGTGTGGCGTGTGGGGTGCTCCTCTACCTGAGTCTGAGTCACTGAGCCCAGACTTCTCTTTCACAAGACCCTTCCCTACAGGCA CTCCGCCCCCGCTTCCGCCCAAGAATGTCCCGACCTCCCCCCCTCTGACTGGCTCCCCCTCTGCAGATGCTGCTG GTTTGTCAATAAAGGCAGAAGGCTCAGGGAGGAAGACCTCCGTCCCAAATCTGGACAACATTTTCGGCCCAGCGGAACCCCCTGCCTTTGGCGAGGAGTCTGCCGACAAGTGGATCTGCTTCAGCGAGGAGGAATCCGCAGCCTCTGAAAAACCACCCCCTTCAACATCCCCAACCCCTCCAGAAGATCCCCCCGCCCCTCCTgtacccacctcccctctccctctggatGACCCtgtccctgcctcctctctctcccctctccccacctcccctccccctcttgaTGACCCTgtccctgccccctctctctcccctctccccacctcccctcccccacaGGAAAAACCTGTCTCTCCATTACCCACCTCCCCACCCCCTACAGATGAACCACTGCCCCCCCTACCCACTGTCCCACCCACGCCTAAAGACCCTACACCCCCACCCTCACCACTTTCTCCAAAGGACCCTACACCACCCCCCACTCCCACACCCACTGTTGTCCCCACTCTCGACTTAACCTCCAGCATCGCCCCTGTTCCCCCTGTCACCTCACCCCCCAGCACTGCCCCTGTCCCCTCTGCAGTCCCCTCTTCTCCCAAAGCAAGCACACCTGTCTCCCCCACCAGTCCCCCTGCCCCTGTGGAGGCACCCTCACGCACCATCCCCCCGCCCCTCGTCTTGGCCGCGGAGGAACGGAGGAGTCCTGAAGCAGCAGCTCTGCCTGTCCCACCCGACCCTCCAAAAGAGGACCTCAGtgaaaccaccaccaccaccgtgtcACCCAAAGATGTTGGCCAGGTTTCCCGTGTTgcgcctccccctcctccaccccctacaTACAGGGCAGTGGTGTCCTCGCCAGGACCAACGACAGGGGGTACGGGTAGTG GAGCGTCCTCTCCGGCTCGACCTGCTACACCGTCAGCTCCATCAGCTGTTGTCAGCAGCCCCACCCCGCCCCCACCTCCGCCACGCCCTTCCTCACGACCCAAACTGCCTCCTGGGAAACCTAGCATGGGAGACGTG AGCCGGCCTTTTAGTCCCCCGTTCAGTCACTCGTCCAGCCCCCCTCCAATCGCACCCCTGGCTCGGGCCGAGAGCACTTCCTCTATCTCCTCCAACAACTCCTTGAGTGCAGCCACCACCCCCACCGTTGGTAAAgatctcactgtctctgtgtcag AGAATGACCAGCCTTCCCTGGTTTGGTTTGACAGAGGaaagttttatttaacctttgaaG GCTGCTCCAGGGGACCAAGCCCTCTCACCATGGGGGCACAGGACACCCTTCCGGTGGCGGCAGCTTTTACTGAAACAGTCAATGCCTTCTTCAAAGGAGCCGACCCCAACAA GTGTGTTGTGAAGACCACAGGTGAGATGGTGCTGTCGTTTCCAGCGGGGATCACTCGGCACTTTGCCAATAACCCGTCCCCTGCCGTGCTAACCTTCAGCATAACCAACTACAGCCGGCTGGAGCATGTGCTGCCTAACCCCCAGCTACTCTGTTG TGACACCGCGACATCACCCAACCCTGACTGCAAGAACTTCTGGGTGAACATGCCAAACCTGATGACCCATCTAAAGAAGGTGGCCGAGCAGAAACCCCAGGCCACATACTACAATGTGGACATGCTCAAGTACCAG GTATCAGCGCAGGGCCTCATTTCGACACCCCTGAACCTGGCAGCCAGTTGGCGGTGTGTGCCCACCAGCACGGACCTCCGAATAGACTACAAATACAACGGCAGCGCCATGACAACACCCGTGGCTCTCAACAACGTCCAGTTCCTGATCCACGTGGACGGAGGGGTCACCAAGCTACAGGCTGTGCTTCCCCCCGCCGCATG GAACGCAGAGCAGCAGAGAATCCTGTGGAAGATTCCTGATATTTCCCAGAAATCTGAAAATGGAG GCGTTGGCTCATTGTTGGCACGGTTCCAGCTGTCGGAGGGTCCCAGTAAGCCCTCTTCCCTGGCGGTCCAGTTCACCAGTGAGGGCAGCACCCTGTCAGGCTGCGATATAGAGCTGGCAGGGCCCGGGTACCGCTTCTCACTCGTCAAGAAGAGGTTCGCAGCAG GAAAATACTTGGCAGACAACTGA
- the LOC106583991 gene encoding SH3-containing GRB2-like protein 3-interacting protein 1 isoform X7, with product MMEGLKKRTRKAFGIRKKEKGDKDNDSTGSPDREGGDPQEIESSQKKANGAAVNGFSGEIDWDRYNTPTVDDEGYSLRPDEEEGPGSAGSKPPKEHFFSSSESEGEEDHRKKFKIKIKPLPAESANCLAPSVDELKASIGNIALSPSPLRSSPRRSPGLMTKDSGEEIQVARPRRPAPIEVPTLAAPALQVPRSKRAPAVPVPEKKAVPVPEKRAAPVPEDTTALFGPPLETAFGEQKTEVGISEPVVCGVWGAPLPESESLSPDFSFTRPFPTGTPPPLPPKNVPTSPPLTGSPSADAAGLSIKAEGSGRKTSVPNLDNIFGPAEPPAFGEESADKWICFSEEESAASEKPPPSTSPTPPEDPPAPPVPTSPLPLDDPVPASSLSPLPTSPPPLDDPVPAPSLSPLPTSPPPQEKPVSPLPTSPPPTDEPLPPLPTVPPTPKDPTPPPSPLSPKDPTPPPTPTPTVVPTLDLTSSIAPVPPVTSPPSTAPVPSAVPSSPKASTPVSPTSPPAPVEAPSRTIPPPLVLAAEERRSPEAAALPVPPDPPKEDLSETTTTTVSPKDVGQVSRVAPPPPPPPTYRAVVSSPGPTTGGTGSGASSPARPATPSAPSAVVSSPTPPPPPPRPSSRPKLPPGKPSMGDVSRPFSPPFSHSSSPPPIAPLARAESTSSISSNNSLSAATTPTVGKDLTVSVSENDQPSLVWFDRGKFYLTFEGCSRGPSPLTMGAQDTLPVAAAFTETVNAFFKGADPNKCVVKTTGEMVLSFPAGITRHFANNPSPAVLTFSITNYSRLEHVLPNPQLLCCDTATSPNPDCKNFWVNMPNLMTHLKKVAEQKPQATYYNVDMLKYQVSAQGLISTPLNLAASWRCVPTSTDLRIDYKYNGSAMTTPVALNNVQFLIHVDGGVTKLQAVLPPAAWNAEQQRILWKIPDISQKSENGGVGSLLARFQLSEGPSKPSSLAVQFTSEGSTLSGCDIELAGPGYRFSLVKKRFAAGKYLADN from the exons GGGTTCCCCTGACAGAGAAGGGGGT GATCCCCAAGAGATTGAATCG TCACAGAAGAAGGCCAATGGTGCGGCTGTCAATGGATTCTCTGGAGAGATCGACTGGGACAGATAT AACACCCCTACGGTGGACGATGAAGGTTACAGTCTCAGGCCAGACGAGGAAGAGGGGCCAGGATCAG CTGGCTCCAAACCACCGAAGGAACACTTCTTCTCCTCCAGCGAgtcggagggagaggaggaccacCGGAAAAAGTTTAAGATCAAGATTAAACCTTTACCAGCGGAAAGTGCCAACTGTTTGGCCCCCTCAGTAGATGAACTCAAAGCCTCCATAGGCAACATAGctctgtctccttctcctctg AGGAGTAGTCCG AGACGTAGCCCG GGGTTGATGACAAAGGACTCTG GTGAAGAGATACAGGTAGCTCGGCCAAGACGTCCTGCACCCATCGAGGTCCCCACATTGGCAGCCCCGGCGCTACAAGTTCCCAG AAGTAAGAGAGCCccagcagtaccagtaccagagaagaaagcagtaccagtaccagagaaGAGAGCAGCACCAGTACCAGAGGACACTACAGCCTTATTTGGGCCTCCGCTGGAGACAGCCTTCGGAGAGCAGAAAACTGAAG TGGGTATATCTGAGCCAGTGGTGTGTGGCGTGTGGGGTGCTCCTCTACCTGAGTCTGAGTCACTGAGCCCAGACTTCTCTTTCACAAGACCCTTCCCTACAGGCA CTCCGCCCCCGCTTCCGCCCAAGAATGTCCCGACCTCCCCCCCTCTGACTGGCTCCCCCTCTGCAGATGCTGCTG GTTTGTCAATAAAGGCAGAAGGCTCAGGGAGGAAGACCTCCGTCCCAAATCTGGACAACATTTTCGGCCCAGCGGAACCCCCTGCCTTTGGCGAGGAGTCTGCCGACAAGTGGATCTGCTTCAGCGAGGAGGAATCCGCAGCCTCTGAAAAACCACCCCCTTCAACATCCCCAACCCCTCCAGAAGATCCCCCCGCCCCTCCTgtacccacctcccctctccctctggatGACCCtgtccctgcctcctctctctcccctctccccacctcccctccccctcttgaTGACCCTgtccctgccccctctctctcccctctccccacctcccctcccccacaGGAAAAACCTGTCTCTCCATTACCCACCTCCCCACCCCCTACAGATGAACCACTGCCCCCCCTACCCACTGTCCCACCCACGCCTAAAGACCCTACACCCCCACCCTCACCACTTTCTCCAAAGGACCCTACACCACCCCCCACTCCCACACCCACTGTTGTCCCCACTCTCGACTTAACCTCCAGCATCGCCCCTGTTCCCCCTGTCACCTCACCCCCCAGCACTGCCCCTGTCCCCTCTGCAGTCCCCTCTTCTCCCAAAGCAAGCACACCTGTCTCCCCCACCAGTCCCCCTGCCCCTGTGGAGGCACCCTCACGCACCATCCCCCCGCCCCTCGTCTTGGCCGCGGAGGAACGGAGGAGTCCTGAAGCAGCAGCTCTGCCTGTCCCACCCGACCCTCCAAAAGAGGACCTCAGtgaaaccaccaccaccaccgtgtcACCCAAAGATGTTGGCCAGGTTTCCCGTGTTgcgcctccccctcctccaccccctacaTACAGGGCAGTGGTGTCCTCGCCAGGACCAACGACAGGGGGTACGGGTAGTG GAGCGTCCTCTCCGGCTCGACCTGCTACACCGTCAGCTCCATCAGCTGTTGTCAGCAGCCCCACCCCGCCCCCACCTCCGCCACGCCCTTCCTCACGACCCAAACTGCCTCCTGGGAAACCTAGCATGGGAGACGTG AGCCGGCCTTTTAGTCCCCCGTTCAGTCACTCGTCCAGCCCCCCTCCAATCGCACCCCTGGCTCGGGCCGAGAGCACTTCCTCTATCTCCTCCAACAACTCCTTGAGTGCAGCCACCACCCCCACCGTTGGTAAAgatctcactgtctctgtgtcag AGAATGACCAGCCTTCCCTGGTTTGGTTTGACAGAGGaaagttttatttaacctttgaaG GCTGCTCCAGGGGACCAAGCCCTCTCACCATGGGGGCACAGGACACCCTTCCGGTGGCGGCAGCTTTTACTGAAACAGTCAATGCCTTCTTCAAAGGAGCCGACCCCAACAA GTGTGTTGTGAAGACCACAGGTGAGATGGTGCTGTCGTTTCCAGCGGGGATCACTCGGCACTTTGCCAATAACCCGTCCCCTGCCGTGCTAACCTTCAGCATAACCAACTACAGCCGGCTGGAGCATGTGCTGCCTAACCCCCAGCTACTCTGTTG TGACACCGCGACATCACCCAACCCTGACTGCAAGAACTTCTGGGTGAACATGCCAAACCTGATGACCCATCTAAAGAAGGTGGCCGAGCAGAAACCCCAGGCCACATACTACAATGTGGACATGCTCAAGTACCAG GTATCAGCGCAGGGCCTCATTTCGACACCCCTGAACCTGGCAGCCAGTTGGCGGTGTGTGCCCACCAGCACGGACCTCCGAATAGACTACAAATACAACGGCAGCGCCATGACAACACCCGTGGCTCTCAACAACGTCCAGTTCCTGATCCACGTGGACGGAGGGGTCACCAAGCTACAGGCTGTGCTTCCCCCCGCCGCATG GAACGCAGAGCAGCAGAGAATCCTGTGGAAGATTCCTGATATTTCCCAGAAATCTGAAAATGGAG GCGTTGGCTCATTGTTGGCACGGTTCCAGCTGTCGGAGGGTCCCAGTAAGCCCTCTTCCCTGGCGGTCCAGTTCACCAGTGAGGGCAGCACCCTGTCAGGCTGCGATATAGAGCTGGCAGGGCCCGGGTACCGCTTCTCACTCGTCAAGAAGAGGTTCGCAGCAG GAAAATACTTGGCAGACAACTGA
- the LOC106583991 gene encoding SH3-containing GRB2-like protein 3-interacting protein 1 isoform X13, with product MAEELCTGWFRIVAGSLEIEECKSAIMMEGLKKRTRKAFGIRKKEKGDKDNDSTGSPDREGGDPQEIESSQKKANGAAVNGFSGEIDWDRYNTPTVDDEGYSLRPDEEEGPGSAGSKPPKEHFFSSSESEGEEDHRKKFKIKIKPLPAESANCLAPSVDELKASIGNIALSPSPLRSSPRRSPGLMTKDSGEEIQVARPRRPAPIEVPTLAAPALQVPRSKRAPAVPVPEKKAVPVPEKRAAPVPEDTTALFGPPLETAFGEQKTEGLSIKAEGSGRKTSVPNLDNIFGPAEPPAFGEESADKWICFSEEESAASEKPPPSTSPTPPEDPPAPPVPTSPLPLDDPVPASSLSPLPTSPPPLDDPVPAPSLSPLPTSPPPQEKPVSPLPTSPPPTDEPLPPLPTVPPTPKDPTPPPSPLSPKDPTPPPTPTPTVVPTLDLTSSIAPVPPVTSPPSTAPVPSAVPSSPKASTPVSPTSPPAPVEAPSRTIPPPLVLAAEERRSPEAAALPVPPDPPKEDLSETTTTTVSPKDVGQVSRVAPPPPPPPTYRAVVSSPGPTTGGTGSGASSPARPATPSAPSAVVSSPTPPPPPPRPSSRPKLPPGKPSMGDVSRPFSPPFSHSSSPPPIAPLARAESTSSISSNNSLSAATTPTVGKDLTVSVSENDQPSLVWFDRGKFYLTFEGCSRGPSPLTMGAQDTLPVAAAFTETVNAFFKGADPNKCVVKTTGEMVLSFPAGITRHFANNPSPAVLTFSITNYSRLEHVLPNPQLLCCDTATSPNPDCKNFWVNMPNLMTHLKKVAEQKPQATYYNVDMLKYQVSAQGLISTPLNLAASWRCVPTSTDLRIDYKYNGSAMTTPVALNNVQFLIHVDGGVTKLQAVLPPAAWNAEQQRILWKIPDISQKSENGGVGSLLARFQLSEGPSKPSSLAVQFTSEGSTLSGCDIELAGPGYRFSLVKKRFAAGKYLADN from the exons GGGTTCCCCTGACAGAGAAGGGGGT GATCCCCAAGAGATTGAATCG TCACAGAAGAAGGCCAATGGTGCGGCTGTCAATGGATTCTCTGGAGAGATCGACTGGGACAGATAT AACACCCCTACGGTGGACGATGAAGGTTACAGTCTCAGGCCAGACGAGGAAGAGGGGCCAGGATCAG CTGGCTCCAAACCACCGAAGGAACACTTCTTCTCCTCCAGCGAgtcggagggagaggaggaccacCGGAAAAAGTTTAAGATCAAGATTAAACCTTTACCAGCGGAAAGTGCCAACTGTTTGGCCCCCTCAGTAGATGAACTCAAAGCCTCCATAGGCAACATAGctctgtctccttctcctctg AGGAGTAGTCCG AGACGTAGCCCG GGGTTGATGACAAAGGACTCTG GTGAAGAGATACAGGTAGCTCGGCCAAGACGTCCTGCACCCATCGAGGTCCCCACATTGGCAGCCCCGGCGCTACAAGTTCCCAG AAGTAAGAGAGCCccagcagtaccagtaccagagaagaaagcagtaccagtaccagagaaGAGAGCAGCACCAGTACCAGAGGACACTACAGCCTTATTTGGGCCTCCGCTGGAGACAGCCTTCGGAGAGCAGAAAACTGAAG GTTTGTCAATAAAGGCAGAAGGCTCAGGGAGGAAGACCTCCGTCCCAAATCTGGACAACATTTTCGGCCCAGCGGAACCCCCTGCCTTTGGCGAGGAGTCTGCCGACAAGTGGATCTGCTTCAGCGAGGAGGAATCCGCAGCCTCTGAAAAACCACCCCCTTCAACATCCCCAACCCCTCCAGAAGATCCCCCCGCCCCTCCTgtacccacctcccctctccctctggatGACCCtgtccctgcctcctctctctcccctctccccacctcccctccccctcttgaTGACCCTgtccctgccccctctctctcccctctccccacctcccctcccccacaGGAAAAACCTGTCTCTCCATTACCCACCTCCCCACCCCCTACAGATGAACCACTGCCCCCCCTACCCACTGTCCCACCCACGCCTAAAGACCCTACACCCCCACCCTCACCACTTTCTCCAAAGGACCCTACACCACCCCCCACTCCCACACCCACTGTTGTCCCCACTCTCGACTTAACCTCCAGCATCGCCCCTGTTCCCCCTGTCACCTCACCCCCCAGCACTGCCCCTGTCCCCTCTGCAGTCCCCTCTTCTCCCAAAGCAAGCACACCTGTCTCCCCCACCAGTCCCCCTGCCCCTGTGGAGGCACCCTCACGCACCATCCCCCCGCCCCTCGTCTTGGCCGCGGAGGAACGGAGGAGTCCTGAAGCAGCAGCTCTGCCTGTCCCACCCGACCCTCCAAAAGAGGACCTCAGtgaaaccaccaccaccaccgtgtcACCCAAAGATGTTGGCCAGGTTTCCCGTGTTgcgcctccccctcctccaccccctacaTACAGGGCAGTGGTGTCCTCGCCAGGACCAACGACAGGGGGTACGGGTAGTG GAGCGTCCTCTCCGGCTCGACCTGCTACACCGTCAGCTCCATCAGCTGTTGTCAGCAGCCCCACCCCGCCCCCACCTCCGCCACGCCCTTCCTCACGACCCAAACTGCCTCCTGGGAAACCTAGCATGGGAGACGTG AGCCGGCCTTTTAGTCCCCCGTTCAGTCACTCGTCCAGCCCCCCTCCAATCGCACCCCTGGCTCGGGCCGAGAGCACTTCCTCTATCTCCTCCAACAACTCCTTGAGTGCAGCCACCACCCCCACCGTTGGTAAAgatctcactgtctctgtgtcag AGAATGACCAGCCTTCCCTGGTTTGGTTTGACAGAGGaaagttttatttaacctttgaaG GCTGCTCCAGGGGACCAAGCCCTCTCACCATGGGGGCACAGGACACCCTTCCGGTGGCGGCAGCTTTTACTGAAACAGTCAATGCCTTCTTCAAAGGAGCCGACCCCAACAA GTGTGTTGTGAAGACCACAGGTGAGATGGTGCTGTCGTTTCCAGCGGGGATCACTCGGCACTTTGCCAATAACCCGTCCCCTGCCGTGCTAACCTTCAGCATAACCAACTACAGCCGGCTGGAGCATGTGCTGCCTAACCCCCAGCTACTCTGTTG TGACACCGCGACATCACCCAACCCTGACTGCAAGAACTTCTGGGTGAACATGCCAAACCTGATGACCCATCTAAAGAAGGTGGCCGAGCAGAAACCCCAGGCCACATACTACAATGTGGACATGCTCAAGTACCAG GTATCAGCGCAGGGCCTCATTTCGACACCCCTGAACCTGGCAGCCAGTTGGCGGTGTGTGCCCACCAGCACGGACCTCCGAATAGACTACAAATACAACGGCAGCGCCATGACAACACCCGTGGCTCTCAACAACGTCCAGTTCCTGATCCACGTGGACGGAGGGGTCACCAAGCTACAGGCTGTGCTTCCCCCCGCCGCATG GAACGCAGAGCAGCAGAGAATCCTGTGGAAGATTCCTGATATTTCCCAGAAATCTGAAAATGGAG GCGTTGGCTCATTGTTGGCACGGTTCCAGCTGTCGGAGGGTCCCAGTAAGCCCTCTTCCCTGGCGGTCCAGTTCACCAGTGAGGGCAGCACCCTGTCAGGCTGCGATATAGAGCTGGCAGGGCCCGGGTACCGCTTCTCACTCGTCAAGAAGAGGTTCGCAGCAG GAAAATACTTGGCAGACAACTGA